A genomic region of Rhodothermia bacterium contains the following coding sequences:
- a CDS encoding PorV/PorQ family protein: protein MKLKFICAFLLLLLVSNGAFAQEEGTTGSMHLMVPTTARTIGLGSVATTAVKGMNPVEAMASNPSGLSDNTGTAALFSRMNYVADIGISTFGVAQNLGTRNLALTFTAWNFGDISRQTEAKPEVEDGVTYSAATSVIGVSYSRQLTDRIATGLTVKASNERIDDLSQSRVTVDGGMTYTVGESGLRFGVALLNFGPKAAFSGDGLIRFNRIQNQPPNAAQTPFRIAAEDFESPAALNFGATYTRSLAGSASATLLGNFRSTSLGPDVFTGGVELGFRNLFFVRGGYQGVTGGNDNSMYTGLSAGAGLNIDVSGFQMSVDYAYRATNYFTAPQTITVGLKF from the coding sequence ATGAAATTGAAATTCATATGTGCATTCCTGCTCCTCTTGCTTGTGTCTAATGGAGCATTTGCGCAAGAAGAAGGAACCACAGGATCTATGCACCTTATGGTTCCGACCACTGCCCGCACCATCGGGTTGGGTTCGGTGGCCACCACCGCCGTAAAAGGGATGAACCCCGTTGAGGCGATGGCCAGTAACCCGTCAGGACTTTCTGACAACACCGGAACGGCTGCCTTGTTTAGCCGGATGAATTATGTCGCCGATATTGGGATTAGCACCTTTGGGGTTGCCCAAAACCTCGGAACACGCAACCTCGCGCTAACCTTCACCGCATGGAACTTCGGGGACATTTCCCGTCAGACCGAAGCTAAGCCAGAAGTTGAAGATGGCGTTACCTATTCAGCGGCCACCTCGGTGATTGGTGTTTCTTACTCCCGTCAGCTTACCGACCGGATTGCAACAGGTCTTACCGTTAAAGCGTCTAACGAACGCATTGACGACCTGAGCCAATCTCGCGTAACGGTTGATGGTGGTATGACCTATACTGTTGGTGAGTCTGGCCTCCGCTTTGGGGTTGCCCTTTTGAACTTCGGTCCGAAGGCTGCTTTCTCTGGAGATGGTCTTATCCGCTTCAACCGTATCCAAAACCAACCACCGAACGCGGCCCAAACACCCTTCCGGATTGCAGCCGAAGACTTTGAGTCTCCTGCAGCCTTGAACTTTGGTGCAACTTATACGCGCTCTTTGGCTGGTAGTGCTTCTGCTACTTTGCTTGGGAACTTCCGTTCTACGAGCTTAGGCCCAGACGTATTTACGGGCGGTGTTGAGTTGGGCTTCCGTAATCTCTTCTTTGTACGTGGTGGCTATCAAGGCGTCACGGGTGGCAACGACAACTCGATGTACACAGGGCTTAGCGCTGGCGCTGGTCTGAACATTGACGTAAGTGGCTTCCAAATGAGTGTGGATTACGCCTACCGCGCAACCAACTACTTTACGGCTCCACAGACCATTACGGTTGGTCTTAAGTTCTAA